One window of the Stigmatopora nigra isolate UIUO_SnigA unplaced genomic scaffold, RoL_Snig_1.1 HiC_scaffold_193, whole genome shotgun sequence genome contains the following:
- the LOC144193200 gene encoding ATP-dependent Clp protease proteolytic subunit 2-like, producing the protein MSRPVPPTVHQAAFFLLLLLLAQIAESFDLPSRWSGKKNGWVSPDPLTLSQKAVVTQMTTRRDTIKMPSETPMVPWRPPGASVATFVDLYSAMYRDRTLMISKFIDDEAANEYISIILWMRSQSMSDKISIYFNVPGGLLRPALAIYDLLEQTKDAGVEIETINLGLCTGMGSMLCAGGTKGKRFAMPNSRFLLQRTGMNQPVRGQAADIVLEVKNVKLWNDRMENELSKVSGQPLERIQNDLKRDFYLSSDEAVQYGLIDGVIPPAPLKRAARGQDADFGAFGGDDEQRYQGQEAQSGWGSRQPAQEPEKGGNDDGGPGIMKG; encoded by the exons ATGTCACGGCCGGTACCACCAACCGTTCACCAAGCTGCGTTTTTCTTGCTGCTGCTTCTGCTGGCCCAGATTGCCGAGAGTTTTGATCTCCCCAGTCGTTGGTCCGGAAAGAAGAATGGGTGGGTGAGCCCCGATCCCCTGACGCTGTCGCAAAAGGCTGTTGTCACACAGATGACCACCCGGCGAGACACCATCAAAATGCCAAGCGAGACGCCTATGGTGCCCTGGAGG CCACCTGGTGCGAGCGTCGCCACCTTTGTCGACTTGTATTCGGCCATGTACCGCGACCGCACATTGATGATATCCAAGTTCATTGACGACGAAGCCGCCAACGAGTACATTTCTATCATCTTGTGGATGCGTTCCCAAAGCATGTCAGACAAGATCAGTATCTACTTCAACGTACCAGGAGGTTTACTACGACCCGCTTTGGCCATTTACGACTTGTTGGAGCAAACCAAAGACGCTGGGGTGGAAATCGAAACGATCAATTTGGGGTTGTGCACCGGGATGGGGTCCATGCTGTGTGCGGGGGGAACCAAAGGCAAGCGTTTTGCCATGCCCAATTCCCGATTCTTGTTGCAGCGCACAGGCATGAATCAGCCCGTTCGAGGACAGGCTGCAGACATTGTGCTGGAAGTCAAGAATGTCAAACTTTGGAACGATCGCATGGAGAATGAATTGTCCAAAGTAAGCGGTCAACCGTTGGAGCGAATTCAAAATGACTTGAAGCGTGATTTTTATTTGAGTTCTGATGAGGCCGTGCAGTATGGACTGATTGACGGCGTGATACCTCCAGCCCCACTCAAACGAGCAGCGAGGGGCCAGGACGCGGATTTTGGAGCCTTTGGGGGCGACGACGAGCAAAGGTATCAGGGTCAGGAGGCACAGAGTGGGTGGGGATCGAGGCAACCCGCACAAGAACCTGAAAAGGGAGGGAATGACGACGGTGGTCCTGGAATAATGAAAGGCTAA